CATAACCGGTTTGCGTCTTCTGGATTTCTTCCACTTCCTGATGAAGGCGTGCCACGGTATAGCGGAAATTCAAAAAACCGGCCCCGGCGATCCGGACATCTTCGATCAGGAGATTGGAAACGCTCAGCAAGGCTTGCAGTTCCTGCGCAATCGCGCGGGGAGCCTTCTTGAGCGTTTTGGCCAGCAGCATGGCCACGTTGCAGGCGACATCGCCTTCGATGCCGGCCGGCGGTTCTTCCAGCATATAGGGCGGTAAGGCCGCCAGCCCCTGGGCCTTGGCCCAGGGCGTCAGTTGGTCATCAACAAACCGGCGAACATCGTCCAAAATCATTTTCGTTTCCTCTGTTGGATACCACACCGTTTGGCGGTACCCTCACCCGCGTCTCTCCCGTTGGTCGGCCTTGCCCTCTCCCTCAGCAGGGAGAGGGGAGAGATACTTGCCGAGAGACTCGTACTCCCTCCCCCTGCGGAGGGGGAGGGCTGGGGTGAGGGCAAGATACCATCGGCCTCGTACCGGCGGAGTTTCATTTCTGTTTTCGTCGTTTCCCCGGGACTGTGTCTTGCCAGGCCACGGATTTCGGTTTTTCCCACATTTGTTCCAGACGATAAAGGGCCCGCGCCTCCGGCATCAGAATATGAACCAGCAGATCCCCATAGTCCAGGGCCACCCACCGTTGCGCGTCCCGGCCATCCTGATGCAGCGGTTGAACCCCTTTGTCCCCGAGGACTTCCTTCACGTGATTGGAAATCGCCCGCAGTTGGGGGGTGGACTCCGCGCCCGCCAGCATCACATAATCGGTCACATCGCTTTCCGAACGAAGGTCCAGCACTTTAATGTCCACCGCCTTTTTATCCGACGCCGCTTGAGCGGCCAGACAGGCCAGGCGCCGGCCCCGGCGGCTTACCATGGCCACTTCTTATCGGAAATCTGGTAATCGTTGCCGATGATGACCGACACATCCACCTGCCGGGCCGGCTCAACACGACTGACCACTTCCGGGCTGACGGACTTCAAGACCAGCGCCACCGCCTGAGCCGGGCGCAAACGGCCGGAACGGTCGATCACCAGCGTCCGTTGCTGACGGGTCGAGAAATTGCCAAAAAGAACAACATCAAACCCATTATGGCGCAACAACTGCACGACCGATCGTGCGGCATTCGGCCGGCTGGAAGCGTTCCACACCTCCACCGTGCCTGTCACAGGGAGATCGTTTTTGGAACGAATCCCGCGATCCGCCGGCGAGAAACCCTGCGGAGCCGAGGTCTGCATCAGCGCCACGATCCGTTGGGTATTTTCCGGGTTCATTTTCCATAAATTTCCGCTGGGACTCCCCGGCAGGGAAAAGAGTCTGAGATTATTCCACTTCACCCGGCTCCCTTCCATCAGCATCACGGCCATGTCCCAGAAAGAAATATTCGTATGAAAACCGGACAGAACCATCTTCGTATAACTCGGAAAACGCCAAAGGGTCGTCGGATTTTTAAGCCGTTTGATAAGTTCCTTCACAAAAAGCTGCTGGCGAAGGACGCGCCCCTGATCCGCGCTGCCCCCGCGAAATCGGACATATTCCAGAGCGCGTTTGCCGTCCAGAAGATAAGGCTCGGGCCGGGGATCAAAATGGATATGCAGATTCCCCCAGTTGTCGTCGTAATGCATGGGCTCGGTCACCCGGACATAGACTC
Above is a window of Elusimicrobiota bacterium DNA encoding:
- the rsfS gene encoding ribosome silencing factor — encoded protein: MVSRRGRRLACLAAQAASDKKAVDIKVLDLRSESDVTDYVMLAGAESTPQLRAISNHVKEVLGDKGVQPLHQDGRDAQRWVALDYGDLLVHILMPEARALYRLEQMWEKPKSVAWQDTVPGKRRKQK
- a CDS encoding LCP family protein, giving the protein MNRGRWFAISVLSICLFFALVTMILNWCSPVARMLRSGQRINGMLAGVDYEDYARHSDTLMFISYDPKSRFLDVMSIPRDTMVHSPSRPGVHRVNEIFTYEFKHSGRNFEIASLTLKKELETLLSSGTVRVDIPFFFTINYQGFRALIDALGGVYVRVTEPMHYDDNWGNLHIHFDPRPEPYLLDGKRALEYVRFRGGSADQGRVLRQQLFVKELIKRLKNPTTLWRFPSYTKMVLSGFHTNISFWDMAVMLMEGSRVKWNNLRLFSLPGSPSGNLWKMNPENTQRIVALMQTSAPQGFSPADRGIRSKNDLPVTGTVEVWNASSRPNAARSVVQLLRHNGFDVVLFGNFSTRQQRTLVIDRSGRLRPAQAVALVLKSVSPEVVSRVEPARQVDVSVIIGNDYQISDKKWPW